One segment of Parvularcula sp. IMCC14364 DNA contains the following:
- a CDS encoding patatin-like phospholipase family protein, which translates to MPDRIHHTWDANGDASWEATGEAALPQMSDKDFVGLAFSGGGSRAALFAAAGAEALHDEGLLSHVTHVSSVSGGSMASSYLVASPPEQCGQQAHSGAQSETQSDRVACLETYFARYKGAMRENYFLPMEMQQVLHPNRFLSPTRRVTSLQETFDNKYLDGRTFGDLADGRILLINAASYDDGRRFVFSNMAIPTVENPPAFLRRETLTARSFSLGGCNAPTPDDFPVALAVAASAAFPPALGPVAIEVPPACDTTSTQYWHLGDGGILENTGIETLQEVLVRKNARGEGLSRAVIFSFDAGKREATEANLANRNLRLWTSDPGRVVSITNMRGDAYQSIVWDAMQAELDFPVRILRVRYSDHVPAGWPDSCSAGVQRSHTIAERLQAVPTRFNISDCDADLIEASARLGVSRMLQQNPEIRDWLAR; encoded by the coding sequence ATGCCGGATCGTATCCATCATACATGGGATGCGAATGGGGATGCAAGCTGGGAAGCGACCGGGGAGGCTGCGCTGCCGCAAATGTCGGATAAAGACTTTGTGGGGCTTGCATTTTCCGGTGGCGGCAGTCGCGCCGCTCTTTTCGCGGCGGCGGGTGCTGAAGCGCTGCATGATGAAGGCTTACTGAGTCATGTAACGCATGTATCCAGCGTCTCCGGCGGCAGCATGGCGTCGTCCTATCTGGTGGCATCGCCGCCGGAACAGTGTGGCCAACAGGCCCACAGTGGTGCCCAGAGTGAGACCCAAAGTGATAGGGTGGCCTGTCTGGAGACATATTTTGCGCGCTACAAGGGCGCGATGCGCGAGAACTATTTCCTGCCCATGGAAATGCAGCAGGTGTTGCATCCCAACCGTTTTCTCAGCCCGACCCGACGGGTCACCTCCCTGCAGGAGACCTTTGATAACAAATATCTTGACGGGCGTACTTTTGGTGATTTGGCCGATGGCCGCATCCTGCTCATCAACGCGGCCAGTTATGATGACGGGCGCAGATTTGTTTTCTCGAATATGGCCATCCCCACAGTTGAAAACCCACCCGCCTTTCTTCGGCGCGAAACCCTCACCGCGCGCAGTTTCAGCCTGGGCGGCTGCAATGCGCCGACTCCGGATGATTTTCCTGTGGCGCTAGCTGTTGCGGCCTCTGCTGCTTTTCCCCCAGCGCTGGGGCCGGTGGCGATTGAAGTGCCACCTGCCTGCGACACCACCAGCACACAATACTGGCATCTGGGCGACGGGGGTATTCTGGAAAATACCGGTATTGAAACCCTGCAGGAAGTGCTCGTGCGCAAAAATGCGAGAGGCGAGGGCCTGTCACGGGCGGTGATTTTCTCCTTCGATGCCGGCAAGCGGGAGGCGACGGAAGCGAATCTGGCAAACCGGAATTTGCGCCTGTGGACGAGTGATCCGGGGCGAGTTGTCAGCATCACGAATATGCGCGGCGATGCCTATCAGTCGATCGTCTGGGATGCCATGCAGGCGGAGCTTGATTTTCCCGTCCGTATCCTGAGGGTCAGGTATTCGGATCATGTTCCGGCTGGCTGGCCCGACTCCTGTTCGGCAGGTGTGCAGCGGTCACATACTATTGCCGAGCGTCTGCAGGCTGTGCCGACGCGCTTCAACATTTCTGACTGTGACGCAGATCTGATTGAGGCGTCGGCCCGGCTTGGCGTTTCAAGGATGCTACAGCAGAACCCGGAAATCCGTGACTGGTTAGCCAGGTAG
- a CDS encoding RHS repeat-associated core domain-containing protein — protein MPPHEICGGFPFRFTGQKLDPETGLMYYKARYYSPEIGRFLQVDPIGYADQMNLYAYCGNVANFTDPTGEFGQLAGAAAGGAAAGTTFAATGCATCASAVAGAVDSTVRQAVDGTNKMEAI, from the coding sequence TTGCCGCCACATGAAATCTGTGGCGGCTTCCCGTTCCGCTTCACCGGGCAGAAGCTCGACCCTGAAACAGGGCTGATGTATTACAAGGCGCGGTACTATTCGCCAGAGATCGGACGGTTCCTGCAAGTTGACCCGATTGGGTATGCGGATCAGATGAACCTCTATGCGTACTGCGGGAATGTGGCGAATTTTACGGACCCGACAGGTGAATTTGGTCAACTTGCTGGTGCAGCTGCTGGTGGAGCCGCTGCGGGAACAACATTTGCAGCGACAGGTTGCGCAACATGTGCTAGCGCAGTAGCGGGAGCTGTGGATAGTACGGTTCGCCAAGCCGTAGACGGCACTAATAAAATGGAGGCAATATAG